A window from Hemicordylus capensis ecotype Gifberg chromosome 2, rHemCap1.1.pri, whole genome shotgun sequence encodes these proteins:
- the LOC128347964 gene encoding procathepsin L-like isoform X1, with amino-acid sequence MERVSRPLEIGAVVCGQGKEMLSISVVAMISLVLLGTFSAALDPALEQAWNDWKSTHDKVYSEGKEEAFRRAIWEKNLAMVEQHNREEALGEHTYRMGMNQFSDWTDEEFNERMSCFNPDLAEETGENETIFQESDTPEIPKRVDWRSQGYVTPVKDQCHCGSCWAFSATGALEALHFKNTGKLVSLSEQNLLDCARKHEDGCEGGFYSSAFKYVRDNNGINSEKTYPYKAEQGPCRYNRRKPEATCSGFKDYYLNGNERHLENLVGTVGPISVSVNAACLRHYESGILYSKKCSKKLNHAVLAVGYDTVKRHGKTAEYWILKNSWGRRWGQKGYGFLAKKAGNQGGIGRHYGYPI; translated from the exons ATGGAGAGAGTAAGCCGGCCTCTTGAAATCGGAGCGGTTGTCTGTGGACAAG GCAAAGAGATGCTTTCCATCTCGGTGGTAGCCATGATCTCGCTCGTCCTTCTGGGGACTTTCTCCGCAGCACTGGATCCAGCCCTGGAGCAGGCCTGGAATGACTGGAAGAGCACCCATGATAAAGTCTACTCTGAG GGAAAGGAAGAGGCCTTCCGTAGGGCCATTTGGGAGAAGAATCTGGCGATGGTCGAACAACATAACCGTGAAGAGGCCCTGGGAGAACACACCTATCGGATGGGCATGAACCAATTTAGCGACTGG ACTGATGAGGAGTTTAATGAGAGGATGAGCTGCTTCAATCCTGACCTGGCTGAAGAAACTGGTGAGAATGAGACCATATTCCAAGAATCGGACACACCGGAGATTCCTAAGCGGGTGGACTGGCGCTCCCAAGGCTACGTCACCCCGGTAAAAGATCAG TGCCATTGTGGGTCGTGTTGGGCATTCAGTGCTACTGGAGCCCTGGAAgcactgcattttaagaacaCAGGCAAGCTGGTCTCACTGAGTGAGCAGAACCTCTTGGACTGCGCTAGGAAGCATGAAGACGGATGCGAAGGAGGGTTCTACTCATCAGCCTTTAAGTACGTGAGGGATAACAATGGCATCAACTCAGAGAAGACCTACCCATATAAGGCAGAG CAGGGACCATGTCGTTACAACCGTAGGAAGCCAGAAGCCACATGCAGTGGCTTCAAAGACTACTACTTAAATGGGAATGAGAGACACCTGGAAAACCTTGTGGGCACAGTTGGCCCCATTTCCGTTTCGGTGAATGCAGCGTGCTTGAGGCACTACGAGTCAG GAATTCTGTACTCAAAGAAATGCAGCAAAAAGCTGAACCATGCTGTACTGGCAGTTGGCTATGACACCGTCAAGAGACATGGGAAAACAGCTGAGTACTGGATCCTGAAGAACAG
- the LOC128347964 gene encoding procathepsin L-like isoform X2, producing MLSISVVAMISLVLLGTFSAALDPALEQAWNDWKSTHDKVYSEGKEEAFRRAIWEKNLAMVEQHNREEALGEHTYRMGMNQFSDWTDEEFNERMSCFNPDLAEETGENETIFQESDTPEIPKRVDWRSQGYVTPVKDQCHCGSCWAFSATGALEALHFKNTGKLVSLSEQNLLDCARKHEDGCEGGFYSSAFKYVRDNNGINSEKTYPYKAEQGPCRYNRRKPEATCSGFKDYYLNGNERHLENLVGTVGPISVSVNAACLRHYESGILYSKKCSKKLNHAVLAVGYDTVKRHGKTAEYWILKNSWGRRWGQKGYGFLAKKAGNQGGIGRHYGYPI from the exons ATGCTTTCCATCTCGGTGGTAGCCATGATCTCGCTCGTCCTTCTGGGGACTTTCTCCGCAGCACTGGATCCAGCCCTGGAGCAGGCCTGGAATGACTGGAAGAGCACCCATGATAAAGTCTACTCTGAG GGAAAGGAAGAGGCCTTCCGTAGGGCCATTTGGGAGAAGAATCTGGCGATGGTCGAACAACATAACCGTGAAGAGGCCCTGGGAGAACACACCTATCGGATGGGCATGAACCAATTTAGCGACTGG ACTGATGAGGAGTTTAATGAGAGGATGAGCTGCTTCAATCCTGACCTGGCTGAAGAAACTGGTGAGAATGAGACCATATTCCAAGAATCGGACACACCGGAGATTCCTAAGCGGGTGGACTGGCGCTCCCAAGGCTACGTCACCCCGGTAAAAGATCAG TGCCATTGTGGGTCGTGTTGGGCATTCAGTGCTACTGGAGCCCTGGAAgcactgcattttaagaacaCAGGCAAGCTGGTCTCACTGAGTGAGCAGAACCTCTTGGACTGCGCTAGGAAGCATGAAGACGGATGCGAAGGAGGGTTCTACTCATCAGCCTTTAAGTACGTGAGGGATAACAATGGCATCAACTCAGAGAAGACCTACCCATATAAGGCAGAG CAGGGACCATGTCGTTACAACCGTAGGAAGCCAGAAGCCACATGCAGTGGCTTCAAAGACTACTACTTAAATGGGAATGAGAGACACCTGGAAAACCTTGTGGGCACAGTTGGCCCCATTTCCGTTTCGGTGAATGCAGCGTGCTTGAGGCACTACGAGTCAG GAATTCTGTACTCAAAGAAATGCAGCAAAAAGCTGAACCATGCTGTACTGGCAGTTGGCTATGACACCGTCAAGAGACATGGGAAAACAGCTGAGTACTGGATCCTGAAGAACAG